A genomic segment from uncultured Desulfuromonas sp. encodes:
- a CDS encoding ABC transporter ATP-binding protein: protein MDLSLRQVHFSYRGGRPVLKGLDATLADGQLTALLGVNGSGKSTLLKLMAGILTPNSGDIVLRAPLEQSLKQLSPRRIAHHCAYVAQNTQPPTLTVFDYVLLGRLPHQHGWSARPSSADLDMVEQSLRHMELIDLAHTPMTRLSGGQVQMAVIARALAQQPTILLLDEPTNNLDPKHQVQLMDKLHAVSREQGTTVIFSMHDLNLALQWADRVMLLHKGGLLRHIPAQQLTTTDLSTLFSLDYQQHEMEGKQRWFWPQV from the coding sequence ATGGACCTAAGCCTGCGCCAAGTGCATTTTTCCTATCGTGGTGGTCGTCCAGTGCTCAAGGGGTTGGACGCCACCCTGGCCGATGGCCAGCTCACCGCTCTGCTCGGCGTCAACGGCTCCGGTAAATCGACCCTGCTCAAACTAATGGCCGGGATTCTGACACCGAACAGCGGCGACATCGTCCTCAGAGCGCCGCTGGAGCAGTCCCTGAAGCAACTCAGCCCGCGACGCATCGCTCATCATTGTGCCTACGTGGCCCAGAATACCCAGCCGCCGACGCTGACGGTGTTTGATTACGTGCTGCTCGGCCGCCTGCCCCACCAGCACGGCTGGTCGGCCCGACCATCATCCGCCGATCTGGACATGGTCGAACAGAGTCTGCGGCACATGGAACTCATTGATCTGGCGCACACCCCCATGACCAGACTAAGCGGCGGCCAGGTGCAGATGGCGGTAATCGCCCGCGCTCTGGCCCAGCAACCGACCATCCTGCTGCTCGACGAACCGACCAACAACCTCGACCCCAAACATCAGGTGCAGCTGATGGACAAGCTGCACGCCGTCAGCCGCGAACAGGGCACCACGGTGATTTTCAGCATGCACGACCTCAACCTCGCATTGCAGTGGGCCGACCGGGTGATGTTGCTGCATAAAGGGGGACTGCTGCGCCATATCCCGGCACAACAACTGACGACAACCGATCTGTCGACACTTTTCAGCCTTGATTATCAACAGCATGAGATGGAAGGGAAACAGCGCTGGTTCTGGCCTCAGGTGTAA
- a CDS encoding iron ABC transporter permease: MSLRRAYHQRQHRLTVGGLATLLVLGLITLLALTSGAMEVNWCQLWSGDGHSLSASQRVLLHIRLPRACSAILGGAALATAGLILQVLLNNPLASPSTLGISQGASFGAACGIWLLSSGPTLTVSPWLVTGLAFGGAMATTLLILALSLWRNCGRETIILAGVALSALFVAATTLLQYLADDTQLAAIVHWSFGDVGRADWQDLRLLALVTLVGLAALWSQRRTFNALLCGHDTATSLGLHVTRLRLAGVTLVALMTATTVTLLGVISFIGLVAPHLVRLVVGDNVVARLPLCALSGAMLLLLADLTGRTLLAPLTFPAGVVTAFLGAPLFLVLLFSREQPWT; encoded by the coding sequence ATGAGCCTGCGCCGCGCCTATCATCAGCGTCAGCACCGTTTGACCGTGGGCGGACTGGCGACCCTGCTGGTGCTGGGACTGATCACCCTGCTCGCCCTGACCAGCGGTGCCATGGAGGTGAACTGGTGCCAGCTGTGGAGCGGAGATGGACACTCCCTCAGTGCGTCGCAACGGGTGCTGCTGCACATCCGCCTGCCGCGCGCCTGCAGCGCCATCCTCGGCGGTGCGGCCCTGGCCACGGCTGGATTAATTCTCCAAGTTCTACTCAACAATCCGCTGGCTTCGCCCTCCACATTGGGCATCTCCCAGGGCGCATCGTTCGGTGCGGCGTGCGGCATCTGGCTGTTGTCGTCCGGTCCGACACTGACCGTGTCGCCGTGGTTGGTCACCGGCCTGGCATTTGGCGGCGCCATGGCCACCACCCTGCTGATCCTTGCCCTGAGCCTGTGGCGCAACTGCGGCCGCGAAACCATTATCCTCGCCGGGGTGGCGCTCAGCGCTCTGTTCGTTGCCGCCACCACCCTGTTGCAATATCTGGCCGACGACACCCAGCTGGCCGCCATCGTCCACTGGAGTTTCGGCGATGTCGGTCGCGCCGACTGGCAAGATCTGCGTCTGCTGGCCCTGGTTACCTTGGTTGGTTTGGCCGCGCTATGGAGCCAACGCCGCACCTTCAACGCCCTGCTGTGCGGTCACGACACCGCCACCAGTCTCGGCCTGCACGTCACGCGTCTGCGGCTGGCTGGGGTGACCCTGGTGGCACTGATGACCGCCACCACCGTCACCCTGCTCGGCGTCATCAGCTTTATCGGCCTGGTCGCCCCTCATCTGGTGCGATTGGTGGTCGGCGACAACGTGGTGGCGCGCCTGCCATTATGCGCCCTGAGCGGTGCCATGCTGTTGCTGCTTGCCGACCTCACCGGTCGCACCCTGCTGGCACCGCTGACCTTTCCCGCCGGGGTGGTCACCGCCTTTCTCGGCGCACCGTTGTTCCTGGTGTTACTGTTCAGCCGGGAGCAGCCATGGACCTAA
- a CDS encoding ABC transporter substrate-binding protein → MNTQRHMLRLLIGLLLVLASTLTCAAASDSTGPRTVTDLAGRQVEITTPARRLVGIHSALSLLCYMNLAPQVVGVEQEEKDPRQWLGGTGRSYRLAHPQLGELPGIGSRRQIDAEALVKLQPDVIFMGWGTPQAADRLQQQTGIPVVMVHNGNLTSQRHLFEHSLDLFATVCDRRERAEQIKAFLSASLNDLHRRISGQTSTTTTYIGGLNFRVAHGLLGTSRDYPPFVLLRANNIADAITPPTNLIKGRFSLAAESLLKADPDVIFICAGGESLVRDDLNHPAFAALSAVRKQRLYRIIPHYYAASPDTVLAETYYMGTILYPEVFADVDMAATADDFYRFFVGAPLYREMAALFGPFAPMNATTEDNTEGGPSL, encoded by the coding sequence ATGAACACGCAGAGACACATGCTCCGGTTGCTGATCGGCTTGTTGCTCGTCCTCGCCTCAACCTTGACCTGCGCGGCTGCCAGCGATTCCACTGGCCCGCGCACGGTGACGGACCTGGCCGGGCGGCAGGTTGAAATAACCACGCCCGCCCGGCGGTTGGTCGGCATCCATTCCGCCCTGAGTCTGTTGTGCTATATGAATCTGGCGCCGCAGGTGGTGGGTGTGGAGCAGGAGGAAAAAGACCCGCGGCAGTGGCTGGGCGGTACCGGCCGCTCCTACCGGCTGGCTCATCCCCAGCTTGGTGAACTGCCTGGCATCGGCTCTCGCCGTCAGATTGACGCCGAAGCGCTGGTTAAATTGCAGCCTGACGTCATCTTCATGGGCTGGGGCACGCCGCAAGCCGCCGACCGCCTGCAGCAACAGACCGGCATCCCGGTGGTGATGGTGCATAACGGCAACCTGACCAGTCAGCGCCATTTGTTTGAACACTCCCTCGACCTCTTCGCCACGGTCTGTGATCGCCGGGAACGCGCCGAACAAATCAAGGCATTCCTCAGCGCCAGCTTGAACGATCTGCACCGGCGCATCAGCGGTCAAACCTCCACCACGACAACCTACATCGGTGGCCTCAATTTCCGCGTCGCCCACGGCTTGCTCGGCACCAGCCGCGACTATCCGCCGTTTGTTCTGTTGCGGGCCAACAACATCGCCGACGCCATCACGCCGCCGACCAATCTGATCAAAGGGCGCTTTTCCCTGGCTGCGGAGAGCCTGCTCAAAGCCGATCCTGACGTGATCTTCATCTGTGCCGGCGGTGAGTCTCTGGTGCGCGACGACCTGAATCATCCGGCCTTTGCCGCTCTCAGTGCGGTACGCAAGCAGCGCCTGTATCGCATCATCCCCCATTACTACGCGGCCAGTCCCGATACGGTGCTGGCCGAAACCTACTACATGGGCACCATTCTCTATCCCGAGGTGTTCGCCGATGTTGACATGGCGGCCACGGCCGACGACTTTTATCGCTTCTTTGTCGGCGCGCCGCTCTACCGGGAGATGGCGGCACTGTTCGGCCCGTTCGCGCCGATGAACGCCACCACAGAGGACAACACAGAGGGCGGCCCATCGTTATGA
- a CDS encoding TonB-dependent receptor, producing MKNHLTILYVLFSCLIAMAWSFSSAFADESADSIQLDEMVVTATRSENSAFATPVTISVVDQQQIQEQNATTFTDLLDGVAGVTLSGAGPWETTPTIRGMGTNRVLVLFDGDRETNLWAGRAPLTPFIDSNDIERIEVVKGPSSVLYGSDALGGVINIITKEVALADGDTWQAQHRVGMRYSSVDDGLVGNYTVNAGGHGLGIRLNVAAQDHDDYEVGDGDELPHSQFENKSLDLKTLYNINDHHTVQAELRINDINDMGVAQKDPEAPESHFTLYNTRTYKLGYIGTDLGAVQRLETRLFHVDQKRRFVGDFPNTEKQVYNLKQNTIDTTATGGSLQATFAPGRNQQWTTGLEIVHETTDSDESQQIFSSTNDALKKLLTFQPVPDGERDHLGLFAQNEVTVTERWSLTLGSRYDYFEADADDVTMSQTSYGSSGATTVQAVNAFSRETDQAMTFSLGSLYALSNTLHLTANLATAFRAPDLFERYSTRGGGSQLIIGNPDLDAEYTYNADLGLKYLSARVKGYVSVFYNRVDDYIDLVKQDSSFLANIPTYGYVNVEDAELYGVDAEATFQLTSRLNLETAVAWVEGKDRDTHEHLSAIAPLNGHIGLRYAAPLTNGMRYTLRAQTTLYDRQRNVSDSEDETPGYTTFDLHAGLNLGAWAMFDAIDLNLSVKNLLDRGYRSHLRSSQATWIYEPGRNIVVGLQCTF from the coding sequence ATGAAAAACCACCTCACCATTCTCTATGTTCTTTTTTCGTGTCTGATCGCCATGGCATGGAGTTTCTCCAGTGCGTTTGCCGATGAGTCCGCTGACAGCATTCAACTCGATGAGATGGTGGTCACCGCCACCCGCTCGGAAAACTCCGCCTTTGCCACGCCGGTGACCATCAGCGTGGTCGATCAGCAACAGATTCAGGAACAGAATGCGACCACCTTCACCGACCTGCTCGACGGAGTCGCCGGAGTGACGTTGAGCGGTGCCGGGCCGTGGGAAACCACGCCGACCATCCGCGGCATGGGCACCAACCGGGTGCTGGTGCTTTTCGACGGCGACCGCGAAACCAACCTGTGGGCGGGTCGCGCGCCGCTGACGCCGTTTATCGACAGCAACGACATTGAACGGATCGAAGTGGTCAAGGGCCCCTCCTCCGTGCTCTACGGCAGCGACGCCCTCGGCGGCGTCATCAACATCATCACCAAAGAGGTGGCTCTGGCTGACGGCGACACCTGGCAGGCCCAGCACCGCGTCGGCATGCGCTATTCGTCGGTGGATGACGGCCTGGTCGGAAACTACACGGTCAATGCCGGCGGTCACGGCCTCGGCATCCGCCTCAACGTGGCGGCCCAGGATCACGACGACTACGAAGTGGGCGACGGCGACGAGCTGCCCCACAGCCAGTTTGAAAACAAAAGCCTCGATCTGAAAACACTCTACAACATCAATGACCATCACACCGTCCAGGCCGAGCTGCGCATCAACGACATCAACGACATGGGCGTCGCGCAAAAAGACCCGGAGGCGCCGGAATCGCACTTCACCCTGTACAACACGCGCACCTACAAACTGGGCTATATCGGCACGGATTTGGGCGCGGTGCAACGCCTGGAAACGCGTCTGTTCCATGTTGACCAGAAACGGCGCTTTGTCGGCGATTTCCCCAACACGGAAAAACAGGTCTACAACCTGAAGCAGAACACCATCGACACCACGGCCACCGGTGGCTCGCTGCAGGCCACCTTTGCGCCGGGCCGGAACCAGCAGTGGACCACGGGCCTGGAGATCGTCCACGAAACCACGGATTCCGACGAATCGCAGCAGATCTTCAGCAGCACCAACGACGCCCTGAAAAAACTGCTCACCTTTCAGCCGGTGCCGGATGGCGAACGCGATCACCTGGGGCTGTTTGCCCAGAACGAGGTGACGGTGACGGAGCGCTGGAGCCTGACCCTCGGCAGCCGTTACGATTACTTTGAGGCTGATGCCGACGATGTCACCATGAGTCAAACCAGCTATGGCAGCAGCGGTGCCACAACGGTGCAGGCGGTAAACGCATTCTCCCGCGAAACCGATCAGGCCATGACCTTCAGCCTTGGCTCGCTCTATGCCCTGAGCAACACCCTGCATCTGACCGCCAATCTGGCCACGGCGTTTCGCGCCCCGGACCTGTTTGAACGCTATTCGACCCGCGGCGGCGGTAGCCAGCTGATCATCGGCAACCCGGACCTCGACGCCGAATACACCTACAACGCCGACCTCGGCCTCAAATATCTGTCGGCGCGCGTCAAAGGCTATGTCAGCGTGTTTTACAACCGTGTTGACGATTACATCGACTTGGTCAAGCAGGACAGCTCGTTCCTCGCCAACATCCCCACCTATGGGTATGTCAACGTCGAGGACGCGGAACTGTACGGTGTCGATGCCGAGGCCACCTTCCAACTGACGTCGCGGCTTAATCTGGAAACAGCCGTCGCCTGGGTGGAAGGCAAGGACCGCGACACTCACGAGCATCTAAGCGCCATTGCCCCGCTCAACGGCCACATCGGCCTGCGTTACGCCGCGCCGCTGACCAACGGCATGCGCTACACCCTGCGTGCCCAGACCACGCTCTATGACCGCCAGCGCAATGTGTCGGACAGCGAAGACGAAACGCCCGGCTATACAACATTTGACCTGCACGCCGGGCTCAACCTCGGGGCCTGGGCGATGTTTGACGCCATCGACTTGAACCTCAGCGTGAAAAACCTCCTCGATCGCGGCTATCGCAGCCACCTGCGCTCGAGCCAGGCCACCTGGATCTATGAGCCGGGCCGCAACATCGTGGTTGGGCTGCAATGCACCTTTTAA
- a CDS encoding lysophospholipid acyltransferase family protein, whose amino-acid sequence MIGTDNTLASPFLPSRQPVSTLTARLRQPFLNMAERLLGLRRCQQLYDQVSANVSGHTFAEQALATLNVSYRVSDYEQVRIPSSGPCILIANHPFGGIEGLILMDLLSKQRPDFKVMANFMLSRIPQLRDCLINVDPFGGTDAARTNLSPLRQSLNWLKQGGVLVIFPAGEVSSRQSSGEITDPAWSSTLPRLVRRSKAPVLPVFFPGENGSLFQWAGRIHPRLRTALLPHMLLNKRGQTLPLRIGNLLTTKKLTGFDCDQALNDYLRLRTYGLNLACDTCADNVDKPSQGKHQPICAALPSQTLENEIERLPQEQRLLQSGEFDVVVFSAAQAPGLLHEIGRLREVTFREVGEGTGHSIDLDRFDDTYTHLCLWNHKQHELVGAYRIGHLDELLSQQGAEGLYTSTLFDFQPQLLDRLQNALELGRSFIRPEYQRSYAPLLLLWKGIGHYLVKNPKYRYLFGPVSISNDYTSNSRHLMVESLSRYFMVKEFCGLVSPRLPVPVTPLKIQGVSAQHSDPLLCDMEEISSLVADLESDNRGIPVLLRHYLSLGGKLLAFNLDPDFGNVIDGLLLVDLQKTEQKQLQRYMGREGCEHYQAHQHQSADCA is encoded by the coding sequence ATGATCGGAACAGACAACACGCTGGCGAGTCCTTTTCTCCCTTCCCGGCAACCGGTTTCCACACTCACCGCCCGACTGAGACAGCCCTTCTTGAACATGGCTGAACGGTTACTCGGATTGCGGCGCTGCCAACAGCTTTATGATCAGGTCAGTGCCAACGTATCCGGGCACACTTTCGCAGAACAGGCGTTAGCCACCCTCAATGTCAGCTATCGGGTAAGCGATTATGAACAGGTACGTATCCCGTCATCCGGACCGTGCATTCTGATTGCCAATCACCCTTTCGGCGGTATAGAAGGGTTGATCCTCATGGATCTTCTCAGCAAACAGCGCCCGGATTTCAAGGTGATGGCAAACTTTATGCTCAGTCGCATCCCGCAACTGCGAGACTGCCTGATCAATGTTGATCCGTTCGGCGGCACGGATGCTGCCCGTACAAACCTGAGCCCCTTGCGCCAGTCTCTCAACTGGCTGAAACAGGGTGGCGTTTTGGTGATCTTTCCCGCCGGAGAGGTTTCTTCCCGACAATCAAGTGGAGAAATTACCGACCCCGCATGGAGTTCGACACTACCCAGGCTGGTAAGGCGTAGCAAGGCACCGGTTCTGCCGGTCTTTTTCCCAGGTGAAAACGGATCATTGTTTCAATGGGCGGGACGAATTCATCCACGCTTACGCACTGCACTTCTACCACACATGCTGCTGAACAAAAGGGGACAAACCCTCCCCTTACGGATCGGCAATCTGCTGACGACAAAAAAGCTGACAGGCTTTGACTGTGACCAAGCCCTCAATGACTACCTGCGCTTACGCACCTACGGCTTAAATCTCGCCTGTGATACCTGTGCAGACAATGTAGATAAACCCAGCCAGGGGAAACACCAACCCATTTGCGCAGCCCTGCCTTCGCAGACCCTGGAAAACGAGATTGAGCGTCTGCCGCAAGAGCAACGGCTGCTACAAAGCGGCGAATTCGACGTCGTGGTGTTTAGTGCAGCGCAGGCGCCTGGATTACTCCATGAAATCGGTCGATTGCGGGAAGTGACATTCCGTGAGGTCGGCGAAGGAACCGGGCACAGCATTGACCTTGATCGTTTTGACGACACCTACACCCATCTGTGCCTCTGGAATCACAAACAACACGAGTTGGTCGGAGCCTATCGTATCGGCCACTTGGATGAGTTACTCAGCCAGCAAGGGGCAGAAGGTCTCTATACCTCAACTCTGTTTGATTTTCAGCCACAATTACTCGATCGCCTACAAAACGCTCTGGAACTGGGACGTTCGTTTATCCGTCCCGAATATCAACGTTCCTACGCGCCATTGTTGTTGCTGTGGAAAGGGATCGGCCACTATCTGGTTAAAAACCCCAAATACCGTTATCTGTTTGGCCCGGTAAGCATTTCCAACGATTACACCAGTAACTCGCGCCACCTTATGGTCGAGTCTCTAAGCCGTTATTTTATGGTCAAAGAGTTTTGCGGTTTGGTCTCACCACGCCTGCCGGTGCCGGTGACGCCGTTAAAGATTCAGGGAGTCTCCGCTCAGCATAGCGACCCGCTACTCTGCGACATGGAAGAGATTTCGTCATTGGTCGCCGACTTAGAGAGCGACAATCGCGGCATTCCAGTTCTGCTACGTCATTACTTGAGTCTTGGAGGAAAACTGCTGGCCTTCAACCTTGATCCAGACTTCGGCAATGTCATCGATGGCTTGCTGCTGGTAGACCTACAGAAAACGGAGCAGAAACAGCTTCAGCGTTATATGGGGCGCGAGGGCTGTGAACACTATCAGGCTCACCAGCATCAGTCTGCGGACTGCGCCTAA